One genomic window of Punica granatum isolate Tunisia-2019 chromosome 1, ASM765513v2, whole genome shotgun sequence includes the following:
- the LOC116204845 gene encoding uncharacterized protein LOC116204845, whose translation MYFDGAVNSTGPGIGTVLISPDGRYYPVAVKVNFSCTNNVAEYEACILGLQAAIDFKVKELEVFGDSMLTIFQKLGQWKTKDAKLVLCCGYLEELTENFEKISFTYTPRMKNQFADTLATLTSMVSITKENLIEPLEIEIARSLAHCDAIEAIDAKPWYEDIKNFLQTSQYPPFADRRDRKKLRRLAIHYFLSGETLYRRSFDATLLQCIDEHEARRLTEEVHRGSCGPYMNGLMLAKKLMRLGYYWSTMKTDCVKDVRHCHLCQVYADQIKAPPNELHPKATP comes from the coding sequence atgtatttcgacggtgcagtcaattccaccggaCCCGGTATCGGCACAGTACTAATATCCCCTGACGGGCGCTATTATCCGGTGGCGGTGAAGGTTAACTTCTCCTGCACCAATAACGTGGCCGAGTATgaggcatgcatccttggTCTACAGGCGGCAattgatttcaaggtgaaggagctgGAGGTATTCGGcgattccatgctcacaatcttccagaaGTTGGGGcagtggaagacgaaggacgcGAAGCTGGTGCTATGCTGCGGGTATCTTGAGGAGTTAacagagaacttcgagaagATCTCGTTCACTTATacaccacgcatgaagaatcAGTTTGCAGACACGCTCGCGACCCTTActtccatggtgagcatcacgaaggaaaatctcatcgagcccctcgaaaTCGAGATTGCCAGGAGCCTTGCCCACTGCGACGCAATCGAGGCAATCGAtgcaaagccgtggtacgaagacatcaagaacttcCTGCAAACTAGCCAATATCCTCCATTCGCCGATCGTCGTGACCGGAAGAAACTCAGGCGACTCGCGATACACTACTTCCTGAGCGGCGAGACGCTCTATCGTCGTTCCTTTGACGCTACGCTACTTCAGTGTATCGATGAACATGAAGCACGACGCCTCACGGAGGAAGTGCACAGGGGGAGTTGTGGACCCTACATGAATGggctcatgctcgctaagaagctTATGCGCCTAGGCTactattggtccaccatgaagactgactgcgtcaaggACGTCAGGCACTGTCATTTGTGCCAGGTCTATGCCGACCAGATCAAAGCGCCCCCTAACGAGTTGCATCCGAAGGCAACCCCATGA